The following are from one region of the Lathyrus oleraceus cultivar Zhongwan6 unplaced genomic scaffold, CAAS_Psat_ZW6_1.0 chrUn0225, whole genome shotgun sequence genome:
- the LOC127112986 gene encoding beta-galactosidase 7-like: MFNPRIGLFFIVCSFLLCAFSFATTVEYDTNAIIINGERRIIISGAIHYPRSTSQMWPDLIKKAKDGGLDAIETYIFWDLHEPIRRQYDFSENLDFIKFLKNVHEEGLYVVLRIGPYVCAEWNYGGFPMWLHNLPGIQLRTDNVVFKEEMKIFTTKIVTLCKEAGLFAPQGGPIILAQIENEYGDVITNYGEDGNAYIKWCAQMALAQNVGVPWIMCKQNNAPSPIINTCNGYYCDNFKPNNPKSPKMFTENWVGWFQKWGERKPHRTAEDVAFSVARFFQNGGVLQNYYMYHGGTNFGRTAGGPYIITAYDYDAPLDEYGNLNQPKWGHLKKLHAAIKLGEKVLTNGTVTEKQYGDSVYLTTYANNATGEKICFLSNSHNSKDVEVDLQQDGKYHVPSWSVSILQDCNKEVFNTAKVDAQTNVYVKKLSKELGNSLIWTWASDPVEDTLQAIGTFNASQLLEQKSVTVDASDYLWYMTKVFINETSTWSNATLQVNTSGHVLHAYVNGQYIGPQWGTYDNLRFTYEKIVSLKQGTNIISLLSGTVGHAHYGASFDMKETGIVGGPVKLIATSSGNTMDLSKSSWSYKVGLNGEARRFYDSKIKNGVQWNINNVVIGKPLTWYKTTFKTPEGKDSVVLDFIGLTKGHAWVNGQSIGRYWPTMVADKNGCDIKCDYRGNYGADKCLSGCGEPSQRFYHVPRSFLNNDTKSNTLVLFEEMGGSPFNVSVQTVAIDFICARTDYGKTLELKCPDGKTISEIQFASYGDPQGNCGSFQVGEWESRHSVAVVEKACGGKQLCSINVTSSIFGITKGGINGQLAVQLLCDGSNPEDNRVQMVHV; the protein is encoded by the coding sequence ATGTTTAATCCCAGGATTGGGCTCTTTTTTATTGTATGTTCATTTTTGTTGTGTGCTTTCTCATTTGCAACAACGGTTGAATATGATACAAATGCCATTATCATCAATGGAGAACGACGAATAATAATATCTGGTGCAATCCACTACCCACGCAGCACTTCCCAAATGTGGCCAGATCTTATTAAGAAAGCAAAAGATGGTGGTCTTGATGCCATCGAAACATATATATTTTGGGACCTTCACGAACCTATTCGCCGCCAATATGATTTTTCTGAAAATCTAGACTTCATCAAGTTTCTAAAAAATGTTCATGAAGAAGGTCTTTATGTTGTGCTTCGAATTGGTCCTTATGTTTGTGCTGAATGGAACTATGGAGGTTTCCCAATGTGGTTACACAACTTGCCAGGGATTCAACTAAGGACTGACAATGTAGTTTTTAAGGAGGAAATGAAAATATTTACAACAAAGATTGTGACCTTGTGCAAAGAAGCTGGATTGTTTGCACCACAAGGGGGGCCAATTATTTTAGCTCAAATTGAGAATGAATATGGAGATGTCATAACTAATTATGGAGAAGATGGGAATGCATACATTAAATGGTGTGCCCAGATGGCTTTAGCTCAAAATGTCGGCGTCCCATGGATCATGTGCAAGCAAAACAATGCTCCATCACCTATTATCAACACATGCAATGGTTATTATTGTGATAATTTCAAGCCAAACAATCCTAAAAGCCCCAAAATGTTTACAGAGAATTGGGTTGGCTGGTTCCAAAAATGGGGTGAAAGGAAGCCACACAGAACTGCTGAAGATGTAGCATTTTCAGTTGCACGTTTTTTTCAAAACGGTGGTGTCCTCCAAAACTACTACATGTACCATGGAGGAACAAATTTTGGAAGAACTGCGGGTGGTCCATATATTATTACAGCATATGACTATGATGCACCACTTGATGAATATGGTAACTTGAACCAACCAAAATGGGGACATCTTAAAAAACTCCATGCCGCCATAAAGTTAGGAGAGAAGGTTCTCACTAATGGAACGGTTACAGAGAAGCAATATGGAGATTCAGTATATTTGACTACATATGCAAATAATGCCACTGGAGAAAAAATTTGTTTTTTGAGTAATTCACATAATTCTAAGGATGTTGAAGTTGATCTACAACAAGATGGAAAGTACCATGTGCCTTCTTGGTCAGTGTCTATTCTCCAAGATTGCAACAAGGAAGTTTTCAACACTGCAAAGGTTGATGCACAAACAAATGTTTATGTGAAGAAACTATCTAAAGAATTAGGAAACTCACTCATCTGGACATGGGCATCTGACCCTGTGGAAGACACCTTACAAGCAATAGGTACATTTAACGCGTCTCAACTTTTAGAGCAAAAGAGTGTTACCGTTGATGCTAGTGATTATTTGTGGTACATGACCAAGGTTTTCATCAATGAAACATCCACTTGGAGTAATGCAACTTTGCAAGTGAACACATCAGGCCATGTTCTTCATGCCTATGTTAATGGACAATATATTGGCCCACAGTGGGGAACATATGATAACCTTCGTTTTACATATGAAAAAATCGTTTCATTAAAACAAGGTACCAACATTATAAGTTTACTAAGTGGTACAGTTGGTCATGCGCATTATGGTGCATCTTTTGATATGAAAGAAACTGGTATTGTTGGGGGTCCTGTGAAACTCATTGCAACCAGTTCAGGTAATACTATGGATTTATCAAAATCTAGTTGGTCATACAAGGTTGGATTAAACGGTGAGGCTAGAAGGTTCTATGATTCTAAAATTAAAAATGGAGTTCAATGGAACATAAACAATGTTGTTATAGGAAAACCATTGACTTGGTACAAGACTACTTTTAAGACCCCTGAAGGTAAAGACTCTGTAGTCTTGGATTTCATAGGCCTTACAAAAGGACATGCATGGGTTAATGGTCAAAGTATTGGAAGGTATTGGCCTACAATGGTAGCTGACAAAAATGGATGTGATATTAAATGTGATTATAGAGGAAATTATGGAGCTGATAAATGTTTGAGTGGCTGTGGAGAACCATCTCAGAGGTTTTACCATGTGCCAAGGTCATTCTTAAATAATGACACAAAAAGTAACACGTTGGTTTTGTTTGAGGAAATGGGTGGAAGCCCTTTTAATGTGTCTGTTCAAACAGTTGCAATTGATTTTATATGTGCAAGAACAGATTATGGAAAAACCTTAGAACTAAAATGCCCTGATGGAAAAACTATTTCAGAAATCCAGTTTGCGAGCTATGGAGATCCACAAGGAAATTGTGGATCATTTCAAGTAGGTGAATGGGAATCACGCCATAGTGTGGCAGTGGTCGAAAAAGCATGTGGTGGAAAACAATTATGTTCAATTAACGTGACAAGTTCCATATTTGGAATAACTAAAGGTGGCATAAATGGCCAGCTAGCTGTGCAACTCCTATGTGATGGCTCTAATCCTGAAGATAATCGTGTACAAATGGTGCACGTGTAG